One window of the Archangium primigenium genome contains the following:
- a CDS encoding patatin-like phospholipase family protein, whose amino-acid sequence MRRTRASRLASTVLLFQLAQGPVARAADEPPPAEPPPAQEPSTEEPPAPPPEPPPAVATDVPPSTEFLPGNVENPALALALAQATERSAPVLVVSGGVSLGAYQAGVLSTLVRFWSVARREGHGRIGDPMPRVWTGASAGAVNALLGGLASCDLAFEAPEWSPEKSLFWRVWVDRLDLEPLLPEKDPHRGDHLFNDAYMTETLQVIATETAGTRFRDACSFALGLTATNLKGRDVPFGSGIQESRASLKRVTEKIVVQVMTHGAKAPTVRLPFLQGTQGLAPPYIQVERDELRFYPALSADLPERTTGGQSVTLEALLRTPQASGAFPLAFSPVDVSVSFFDEVRWSPQQSLKLVDGGVLNNNPLDLAVRLGRRWVEQVEPRAQTLDGSRFPIIYLDQDVVDWRWAPPEEREERLRSPLEATYLRHLGSLLAASQDSVVLDTLEHDPTLSGRIKIPRRGAVLPSEFRFAMMGFFDRRFREHDFFRGMHDAIRFLSTQFSTTRTVEALVPASAMELPWDREARVRHVLGVASEKFRCVEDGVCEGTSDLVELGRLRQASDALTQRARIGRLREDDVDVLLRALKDTGYHYSPGVMGVTRASGTRSDFMPVRERVGRAFHDLVTRQQGALRLILRPAGATFLDKWLTYTPPHGAFTLQLSRQKGVGVGWEAPLFAFEDRDLEDLFDRSELRLGVALSGFGVRDQDQLIPGSTRLRWATLGAYADWVSDLDGFSGALPLLALGPYVRGRVGVGASGSYLRGPEEWSAMLPEVRLGLDLSEVVGVRVAVPLSMINRRQGEAWRSSRPKIFKETAVGVEVLFTRW is encoded by the coding sequence ATGCGACGTACCCGCGCCTCCCGGCTCGCCAGCACCGTCCTCCTGTTCCAGCTCGCCCAGGGCCCCGTGGCCCGTGCCGCCGACGAGCCCCCTCCCGCCGAGCCGCCCCCTGCCCAGGAGCCCTCCACCGAGGAGCCTCCGGCGCCTCCTCCCGAGCCGCCCCCGGCCGTGGCCACCGACGTCCCCCCGAGCACGGAGTTCCTGCCCGGCAACGTGGAGAACCCCGCGCTCGCGCTCGCGCTCGCCCAGGCCACCGAGCGCAGCGCGCCCGTGCTCGTGGTCAGCGGCGGCGTCAGTTTGGGCGCATACCAGGCCGGGGTGCTCTCCACGCTCGTGCGCTTCTGGAGCGTGGCCCGCCGCGAGGGCCATGGCCGGATTGGCGATCCCATGCCCCGCGTGTGGACGGGCGCCTCGGCGGGCGCGGTGAACGCCCTGCTCGGCGGGCTCGCCTCGTGTGACCTGGCCTTCGAGGCCCCCGAGTGGTCCCCCGAGAAGAGCCTCTTCTGGCGGGTCTGGGTGGACCGGCTGGACCTGGAGCCCCTGCTGCCGGAGAAGGATCCCCACCGGGGCGATCACCTCTTCAACGACGCCTACATGACGGAGACGCTCCAGGTCATCGCCACCGAGACCGCGGGCACGCGCTTTCGCGACGCGTGCTCCTTCGCGCTGGGCCTCACCGCGACCAACCTCAAGGGCCGCGACGTGCCCTTCGGCTCCGGCATCCAGGAGTCACGCGCCTCGCTCAAGCGCGTCACCGAGAAGATCGTCGTCCAGGTGATGACCCACGGCGCAAAGGCGCCCACGGTGCGGCTGCCCTTCCTCCAGGGCACCCAGGGCCTCGCCCCGCCCTACATCCAGGTGGAGCGCGACGAATTGCGCTTCTACCCCGCCCTGAGCGCGGACCTGCCCGAGCGCACCACGGGCGGCCAGAGCGTGACGCTGGAGGCGCTGCTGCGCACCCCCCAGGCCTCGGGCGCCTTCCCGCTCGCGTTCTCGCCCGTGGACGTCTCGGTGTCGTTCTTCGACGAGGTGCGCTGGTCGCCGCAGCAGTCGCTCAAGCTGGTGGACGGCGGCGTGCTCAACAACAACCCGCTGGACCTGGCGGTGCGGCTCGGCCGGCGCTGGGTGGAGCAGGTGGAGCCGCGCGCCCAGACGCTCGACGGCTCGCGCTTCCCCATCATCTACCTGGACCAGGACGTCGTCGACTGGCGGTGGGCGCCGCCGGAGGAGCGCGAGGAGCGGCTGCGCAGCCCCCTGGAGGCGACCTACCTGCGGCACCTGGGCAGCCTGCTCGCCGCGTCCCAGGACAGCGTGGTGCTGGACACCCTGGAGCACGACCCCACCCTGTCCGGACGCATCAAGATTCCGCGGCGCGGCGCGGTGCTGCCCTCGGAGTTCCGCTTCGCGATGATGGGCTTCTTCGACCGGCGCTTCCGCGAGCACGACTTCTTCCGGGGCATGCACGACGCCATCCGGTTCCTCTCCACCCAGTTCTCCACCACGCGCACGGTGGAGGCCCTGGTGCCCGCCTCGGCCATGGAGCTGCCGTGGGATCGCGAGGCGCGCGTGCGGCACGTGCTCGGCGTGGCCTCGGAGAAGTTCCGCTGCGTGGAGGACGGCGTGTGCGAGGGGACGTCGGACCTGGTGGAGCTGGGCCGGCTGCGCCAGGCGTCGGACGCGCTGACCCAGCGCGCGCGCATCGGCCGGCTGCGCGAGGACGACGTGGACGTGCTCCTGCGCGCGCTGAAGGACACGGGCTACCACTACAGCCCCGGGGTGATGGGCGTGACGCGCGCCAGCGGCACCCGCTCGGACTTCATGCCCGTGCGCGAGCGCGTGGGCCGGGCCTTCCATGATCTCGTCACCCGGCAGCAGGGCGCGCTGCGGCTCATCCTGCGGCCCGCGGGCGCCACCTTCCTGGACAAGTGGCTGACCTACACGCCCCCGCACGGCGCCTTCACGCTGCAGTTGAGCCGGCAGAAGGGCGTGGGCGTGGGGTGGGAGGCGCCCCTGTTCGCCTTCGAGGATCGCGACCTGGAGGACCTGTTCGACCGGAGCGAGCTGCGCCTGGGCGTGGCGCTGTCGGGCTTCGGCGTGAGGGATCAGGATCAGCTCATCCCCGGCAGCACCCGGCTGCGCTGGGCCACGCTCGGGGCCTACGCGGACTGGGTGTCGGACCTGGATGGCTTCTCCGGCGCGCTGCCCTTGCTGGCGCTGGGCCCCTACGTGCGCGGACGCGTGGGCGTGGGCGCCTCGGGCAGCTACCTGCGCGGCCCCGAGGAGTGGTCCGCCATGCTGCCCGAGGTGCGCCTGGGCCTGGATCTGTCCGAGGTGGTGGGCGTGCGCGTGGCGGTGCCGCTGTCCATGATCAACCGGCGCCAGGGCGAGGCCTGGCGCTCGTCGCGGCCCAAGATCTTCAAGGAGACGGCCGTGGGCGTGGAGGTGCTCTTCACCCGCTGGTGA
- a CDS encoding DUSAM domain-containing protein, with amino-acid sequence MSDEINWNRLRDLARRVLERNEPLEVSDDARALLLTSAQEVAISQQDAEDALRSLPTATTLLREIRQRILEGSRRLGRTRDRVEELQEKGDLNGAQQVIRDLLSVEVVPLYREQAEILLDELTGLAEVLATGRINPDLHDRQQLAVLVQRIQQGHPLEITDDLRALVRQTAPTAAISETETEEALKSPEGAEALMGIVLARFRKAQSRFLRSMYRMTSLRDAGNPEGARQQMRDVLAVEVVPLYREMAEEQLRGLDSPPPGS; translated from the coding sequence GTGTCCGACGAAATCAACTGGAACCGCCTTCGGGATTTGGCTCGAAGGGTCCTAGAACGCAATGAGCCCCTGGAGGTTTCGGATGATGCCCGAGCCCTATTGCTCACGAGCGCCCAAGAGGTGGCCATCAGCCAACAGGACGCGGAAGATGCGCTGCGCAGTCTGCCCACGGCAACGACGCTGTTAAGAGAGATTCGCCAGCGCATCCTGGAGGGGTCGCGGCGACTTGGCAGGACCCGAGACCGGGTGGAGGAACTTCAAGAGAAAGGGGACCTGAACGGTGCACAGCAAGTCATTCGTGACCTGCTCTCCGTGGAGGTTGTCCCCCTCTACCGGGAGCAGGCCGAAATCCTGCTGGACGAATTGACGGGACTTGCCGAGGTGCTCGCAACCGGGCGGATCAATCCGGACCTTCACGACCGGCAACAACTCGCCGTTCTCGTGCAACGCATCCAGCAGGGTCACCCCCTGGAAATCACCGACGACTTGCGCGCCCTTGTTCGTCAGACCGCCCCCACGGCAGCTATCAGCGAGACCGAGACGGAAGAGGCCCTGAAGAGCCCGGAAGGCGCCGAGGCCCTGATGGGGATTGTCCTCGCTCGCTTCCGGAAGGCCCAAAGCCGGTTCCTCCGCTCGATGTACCGGATGACGAGCCTTCGGGACGCTGGGAATCCCGAAGGCGCCCGCCAGCAGATGCGTGACGTGCTCGCCGTGGAGGTCGTGCCGCTGTACCGCGAGATGGCCGAGGAACAGCTAAGGGGCCTCGACAGCCCGCCCCCGGGGTCGTGA
- a CDS encoding protein kinase encodes MGDSRDWTGCRLGPYFLDRRYPDFDESDGQLYAARHVDTGRPALVLVPEAQGTWTPRGDWSVRVVSQRSPPFLATELECPPPASARALSDMNLGFIRLAGAVASIEDQREANEAFTQSPSRRGLQGWRHLRTGALAAGALLLVFLVFWPRVLDPSTGGTLVSESSRIPSTLWSDLAEGGPVIGYPMPAVAFAEQMKPPCVGGGSVEIRGGCWIETPEKPPCQETAEHQGKCYVPVRAKKPERRSVTP; translated from the coding sequence ATGGGCGACAGCCGCGATTGGACGGGTTGCAGACTCGGGCCGTATTTCCTCGACAGGCGCTACCCGGACTTCGACGAGTCCGACGGTCAGCTCTACGCCGCGCGCCACGTGGACACGGGCCGTCCCGCGCTCGTGCTCGTGCCGGAGGCCCAGGGCACCTGGACGCCGCGCGGCGACTGGAGCGTGCGTGTCGTCTCCCAACGCAGTCCGCCCTTCCTCGCCACGGAACTGGAGTGCCCGCCTCCGGCGAGTGCCCGGGCCCTCAGCGACATGAACCTGGGCTTCATCCGGCTCGCGGGGGCGGTGGCCAGCATCGAGGACCAGCGGGAGGCGAACGAGGCGTTCACCCAGTCCCCCTCACGTCGCGGACTCCAAGGCTGGAGACACCTGAGGACGGGCGCGCTCGCGGCGGGCGCGCTCCTGCTCGTGTTCCTGGTGTTCTGGCCCCGTGTCCTGGACCCCTCGACTGGAGGAACGCTCGTGTCCGAGAGCTCGCGAATCCCCTCCACGCTCTGGAGCGACCTGGCAGAGGGCGGCCCCGTCATCGGCTACCCCATGCCCGCGGTCGCCTTTGCCGAGCAGATGAAACCTCCCTGTGTAGGCGGCGGCTCCGTGGAAATTCGCGGGGGCTGTTGGATCGAGACACCAGAGAAGCCCCCTTGCCAGGAGACCGCCGAGCACCAGGGCAAGTGCTACGTGCCCGTGCGCGCGAAGAAGCCCGAGCGGCGCTCCGTCACGCCCTGA
- a CDS encoding protein kinase — protein sequence MGDSRDWTGCRLGQYFLDRRYPDFDESDGQLYAARHADTGRPALVLVPEAQGTWTPRGDWSVRVVSQSTPPFLATELECPPPASARALSDMNLGFIRLAGAVASVEDQREANEAFTQAPSLRGLQGWRYLRTGALVAGALLLVLLVLWPRVLAPSTGEPLLSESPRTQPTVWTDQAERGAVVGYPMPPVAYPEQMKPPCGTGGYVEVRGGCWAELRQEPPCGDFAEHEGKCYVPVRAKKPERRSVTP from the coding sequence ATGGGCGACAGTCGCGATTGGACGGGTTGCAGACTCGGGCAGTATTTCCTCGACAGGCGCTACCCGGACTTCGACGAGTCCGACGGCCAGCTCTACGCCGCGCGCCACGCGGACACGGGCCGCCCCGCGCTTGTGCTCGTGCCGGAGGCCCAGGGCACCTGGACGCCGCGCGGCGACTGGAGCGTGCGTGTCGTCTCCCAGAGCACGCCGCCCTTCCTCGCCACGGAGCTGGAGTGCCCGCCTCCGGCGAGTGCCCGAGCCCTCAGTGACATGAACCTGGGCTTCATCCGGCTCGCGGGGGCGGTGGCGAGTGTCGAGGACCAGCGGGAGGCGAATGAGGCGTTTACCCAAGCCCCCTCACTTCGTGGACTCCAAGGCTGGAGATACCTGAGGACGGGCGCGCTCGTGGCGGGCGCGCTCCTGCTGGTGCTCCTGGTGCTCTGGCCTCGTGTCCTGGCTCCCTCGACTGGAGAACCGCTCTTGTCCGAGAGCCCGCGAACCCAACCCACGGTCTGGACCGACCAAGCGGAGCGGGGGGCCGTCGTTGGCTATCCCATGCCTCCGGTCGCATATCCCGAGCAGATGAAACCTCCCTGTGGAACCGGCGGCTACGTGGAGGTTCGAGGGGGCTGTTGGGCTGAACTCCGACAGGAGCCCCCCTGCGGAGACTTCGCCGAGCATGAGGGCAAGTGCTACGTGCCCGTGCGCGCGAAGAAGCCCGAGCGGCGCTCCGTCACGCCCTGA
- a CDS encoding sensor histidine kinase, with translation MSPLARVLEERSDDILRRWRERVRPRDADVPLARVLEGLGASLRGEAGAPPEAAWPGVALSEQVRACHLLRDVVLEVIAERQLPVSREEERRLSDLVARLVTEAVEAHTRAQDVLRHQARVAQETERAQLESLVQHVPLAIAVLRGPALVFEMLNAETQRVWGRPREQLLGKPLLEALPELVSQGFDTLLHEVMATGRPYVGPEVSVPVRQADGSVGTCYFNVTYAPWWSDAAAVSGVLVAAMDVTEWVRAREAVLRERRRVEQARTGVLDALAAQSLVGVAYLQGPEHVFQMANAAHLRMLDRDVMGQGVRNAFADMADQGFFELLDRVNQTGEPFVARETPVRIGPGRTRGPYEHLCDFTYQPVRGPEGEIEGLLTLVVDVTEQVRQRRAAQRLAEEERTRRDFEQYLIGIVSHDLRNPLSSILLGLQLLLRREDLEERTRQSLVRLHASTERAVRMVRDLLDFTQARLGGGLKVERVPGDLHVLVRSVFDELLTTHPERELRLEMSGDGQGSWDGDRIAQLLGNLLANALKYSPPHSRVTVRSVGQDEAMVLEVHNGGAPIAAEALPRLFQPLQRAVEGTDPTSRSVGLGLYIVDQIVRAHGGDIRVESNPKAGTTFRVRLPRAPPPP, from the coding sequence ATGAGCCCGTTGGCCAGAGTGCTCGAGGAACGAAGCGACGACATCCTGAGGCGATGGCGCGAGCGGGTGCGCCCGCGGGATGCGGACGTTCCCCTCGCGCGCGTCCTGGAGGGGCTCGGGGCCTCGCTGCGCGGAGAGGCGGGCGCGCCCCCCGAGGCCGCGTGGCCCGGCGTCGCGCTGAGCGAGCAGGTGCGCGCGTGCCACCTGCTGCGCGACGTGGTGCTCGAGGTGATCGCCGAGCGACAGCTCCCGGTGTCCCGGGAAGAGGAGCGGCGGCTCTCGGACCTGGTGGCCCGGCTCGTCACCGAGGCGGTGGAGGCGCACACGCGCGCGCAGGACGTCCTGCGGCACCAGGCGCGCGTCGCCCAGGAGACCGAGCGCGCCCAACTCGAGTCCCTCGTCCAGCACGTCCCCCTGGCCATCGCCGTCCTCCGGGGCCCCGCGCTCGTCTTCGAGATGCTCAACGCCGAGACCCAGCGCGTGTGGGGCCGACCCCGGGAGCAATTGCTGGGCAAGCCCCTCCTGGAGGCCCTGCCAGAGCTGGTGAGCCAGGGCTTCGACACCCTGCTGCACGAGGTGATGGCCACGGGCAGGCCCTACGTGGGTCCGGAGGTCTCCGTGCCCGTGCGGCAGGCGGATGGCTCGGTGGGCACGTGCTACTTCAACGTCACCTACGCGCCGTGGTGGAGCGATGCCGCGGCCGTGTCGGGCGTGCTCGTGGCGGCCATGGACGTGACCGAGTGGGTGCGTGCGCGCGAGGCGGTGCTCCGGGAGCGCCGGCGCGTCGAGCAGGCCCGGACCGGGGTGCTCGACGCCCTGGCGGCCCAGTCGCTCGTGGGGGTGGCCTACCTCCAGGGCCCCGAGCATGTCTTCCAGATGGCCAACGCCGCGCACCTGCGGATGCTGGACCGCGACGTGATGGGGCAGGGCGTACGCAACGCCTTCGCGGACATGGCCGACCAGGGCTTCTTCGAGCTGCTGGACCGGGTGAACCAGACGGGCGAGCCGTTCGTGGCCCGGGAGACGCCCGTGCGCATCGGGCCGGGCCGCACCCGCGGGCCGTACGAGCACCTGTGCGACTTCACCTACCAGCCGGTGCGCGGACCCGAGGGGGAGATCGAGGGCCTGCTCACGCTCGTGGTGGACGTGACGGAGCAGGTGCGGCAGCGGCGCGCCGCCCAGCGCCTGGCCGAGGAGGAGCGCACGCGCCGCGACTTCGAGCAGTACCTCATCGGCATCGTCAGCCACGATCTGCGCAACCCCCTGAGCTCCATCCTCCTGGGGCTCCAGCTGCTCTTGCGCCGCGAGGATCTGGAGGAGCGCACCCGCCAGTCGCTCGTGCGGCTGCACGCGAGCACCGAGCGCGCGGTGCGCATGGTGCGCGACCTGCTCGACTTCACCCAGGCGCGGCTGGGCGGTGGGCTCAAGGTCGAGCGCGTGCCCGGGGACCTGCACGTCCTGGTGCGCTCGGTGTTCGACGAGTTGCTGACCACGCATCCCGAGCGCGAGTTGCGGTTGGAGATGAGCGGAGACGGCCAGGGCAGCTGGGACGGCGACCGCATCGCGCAGCTGTTGGGCAACCTGCTCGCCAATGCGCTCAAGTACAGCCCCCCGCACAGCCGGGTGACGGTGCGCTCGGTGGGACAGGACGAGGCGATGGTGCTGGAGGTGCACAATGGGGGCGCGCCCATCGCCGCCGAGGCCTTGCCCCGGCTCTTCCAGCCCCTGCAGCGCGCGGTGGAGGGGACGGACCCCACGAGCCGCAGCGTGGGCCTGGGGCTGTACATCGTGGATCAGATCGTGCGCGCGCACGGCGGCGACATCCGCGTGGAGTCGAATCCGAAGGCGGGGACGACCTTCCGCGTCCGTCTGCCCCGCGCGCCGCCCCCGCCGTAG
- a CDS encoding sulfite exporter TauE/SafE family protein — protein sequence MDSAPLLLGAGLLAGAMNALAGGGSFLALPALVLVGVPSLAANASSTVALFPGGLASAWAYREDLRPVGGVSLGRMLGVSVLGGLLGATLLLLTPQRAFDQVLPWLLLWATLVFAGGRRAGEALRRRVRVSPGAVLGLQFLLTLYGGYFVGGVGIMMMAVWSLLSSSGAHNLNPARTVLVAATGASAVLCFIVAGRVAWPQTLLLLSGAVVGGYGGARLARRLSPQVLRGGILLVSTLMTVAFFMRAK from the coding sequence ATGGACTCCGCTCCGCTGCTGCTCGGGGCCGGCCTGCTCGCGGGGGCGATGAATGCCCTGGCGGGGGGCGGCTCCTTCCTCGCGCTGCCCGCGCTCGTGCTCGTCGGGGTGCCCTCCCTGGCCGCCAACGCCTCGAGCACCGTGGCGCTCTTTCCCGGCGGCCTGGCGAGCGCGTGGGCCTACCGGGAGGACCTCCGGCCCGTGGGTGGCGTCTCCCTCGGGAGGATGCTGGGGGTGAGCGTGCTCGGGGGCCTGCTCGGCGCGACGCTGCTCTTGCTCACGCCCCAGCGGGCCTTCGATCAGGTGCTGCCATGGCTGCTGTTGTGGGCGACGCTCGTGTTCGCCGGGGGCCGGCGCGCGGGCGAGGCGCTGCGCCGCCGGGTGCGCGTCTCGCCCGGGGCGGTGCTCGGCCTCCAGTTCCTGCTCACCCTTTATGGCGGCTACTTCGTGGGCGGCGTGGGCATCATGATGATGGCGGTCTGGAGCCTCCTGAGTTCCTCCGGAGCGCACAACCTCAACCCGGCGCGGACGGTGCTGGTGGCCGCGACCGGCGCCAGCGCGGTGCTCTGCTTCATCGTCGCGGGCCGGGTGGCCTGGCCCCAGACACTGCTGCTCCTGAGCGGCGCGGTGGTGGGCGGCTACGGCGGGGCGCGGCTGGCCCGGCGGCTCTCGCCCCAGGTGCTCCGAGGCGGCATCCTCCTCGTCTCGACGCTGATGACCGTCGCCTTCTTCATGCGCGCGAAGTGA
- a CDS encoding HAD-IG family 5'-nucleotidase, protein MSVCPLSPKLSPTAPIPGSPTTPDPLHGSFRSSRNRAHAEDAERRARSLFADTQVTRLLEAPPARPTHVSRARDIFVNRNLRMSGIELVGFDMDYTLAIYHMRRLEQLAYDMTLAKLICERGYPSVIGHLQYDHHFVMRGLAVDKTNGNLLKMDRFGYVGRAWHGLRPLQRETWHALYRNQRVRLKDPRFAWIDTLFALPEAWLFAGIIELLESLGQRVDYGRLYDDIRDAIDAVHRDNSLKREVRKDLPRYIFQDPELGPALHKLRSGGKRLFLLTNSAWDYTDAVMRYLLDGQTPEYASWRNYFDYVVTLAAKPAFFAEQRPFLELEVAGPGEEAQVLGEATSLERGKVYQGGNLRQFEQFTRRAGECILYVGDHIYGDILKSKKTSLWRTCMVVQEIEDELTYTEGQRERISELSEVELTRERLDEAVADHKGQLNALDRKLERGGLTPEALAEVEEERRRVKAELDKLRWALREATDIADTLEREVEEGFNPYWGLLFKEGSENSRFGEQVERYACLYTSRVSNFLYDSPLQYYRSPRDLMPHEQAGAWSAKLSPEGSESPAPGDG, encoded by the coding sequence ATGTCTGTGTGTCCCTTGTCTCCGAAACTCTCTCCGACCGCCCCGATCCCCGGCAGTCCGACGACGCCGGATCCCCTGCACGGCAGCTTCCGCAGCTCGCGCAACCGGGCCCACGCCGAGGACGCCGAGCGCCGAGCCCGGAGCCTCTTCGCGGACACCCAGGTCACGCGGCTGCTCGAGGCGCCCCCGGCCCGCCCCACCCACGTGTCCCGGGCGCGCGACATCTTCGTCAACCGCAACCTGCGCATGTCGGGCATCGAGCTGGTCGGCTTCGACATGGACTACACGCTGGCCATCTACCACATGCGCCGGCTCGAGCAGCTCGCCTATGACATGACGCTCGCCAAGCTCATCTGCGAGCGCGGCTACCCGTCCGTCATCGGCCACCTGCAGTACGACCACCACTTCGTCATGCGCGGGCTCGCCGTGGACAAGACCAACGGCAACCTGTTGAAGATGGATCGCTTCGGCTACGTGGGTCGGGCGTGGCACGGCCTGCGGCCCCTGCAGCGCGAGACCTGGCACGCGCTCTACCGCAACCAGCGCGTGCGGCTGAAGGATCCGCGCTTCGCGTGGATCGACACGCTCTTCGCCCTGCCCGAGGCGTGGCTGTTCGCGGGCATCATCGAGCTGCTCGAGTCGCTCGGGCAGCGCGTGGACTACGGCCGGCTGTACGACGACATCCGCGACGCCATCGACGCCGTGCACCGCGACAACTCGCTCAAGCGCGAGGTGCGCAAGGATCTGCCGCGCTACATCTTCCAGGATCCGGAGCTGGGCCCGGCGCTGCACAAGCTGCGCTCGGGGGGCAAGCGGCTGTTCCTGTTGACCAACTCCGCGTGGGACTACACGGACGCGGTGATGCGCTACCTCTTGGACGGCCAGACGCCGGAGTACGCGAGCTGGCGCAACTACTTCGACTACGTGGTGACGCTGGCGGCCAAGCCCGCCTTCTTCGCCGAGCAGCGGCCCTTCCTGGAGCTGGAGGTGGCCGGCCCCGGCGAGGAGGCCCAGGTGCTGGGCGAGGCCACGAGCCTGGAGCGCGGCAAGGTGTACCAGGGCGGCAACCTGCGGCAGTTCGAGCAGTTCACCCGCCGCGCGGGCGAGTGCATCCTCTACGTGGGCGACCACATCTACGGCGACATCCTCAAGTCCAAGAAGACGTCGCTGTGGCGCACGTGCATGGTGGTGCAGGAGATCGAGGACGAGCTCACCTACACGGAAGGCCAGCGCGAGCGCATCTCGGAGCTGAGCGAGGTGGAGCTCACGCGCGAGCGGCTGGACGAGGCGGTGGCGGACCACAAGGGCCAGCTCAACGCCCTGGACCGCAAGCTGGAGCGCGGAGGGCTCACGCCCGAGGCGCTGGCGGAGGTGGAGGAGGAGCGGCGGCGGGTGAAGGCGGAGCTGGACAAGCTGCGCTGGGCGCTGCGCGAGGCCACGGACATCGCCGACACGCTGGAGCGCGAGGTGGAGGAAGGCTTCAACCCGTACTGGGGCCTGCTCTTCAAGGAAGGCAGCGAGAACAGCCGCTTCGGCGAGCAGGTGGAGCGCTACGCGTGCCTGTACACGAGCCGGGTGTCCAACTTCCTCTATGACTCGCCCTTGCAGTACTACCGCTCGCCGCGCGACCTGATGCCCCACGAGCAGGCCGGAGCCTGGAGCGCGAAGCTGTCCCCCGAGGGCAGCGAGAGCCCCGCCCCGGGTGACGGCTGA